One stretch of Tistrella mobilis DNA includes these proteins:
- a CDS encoding ribonucleoside-diphosphate reductase subunit alpha encodes MTSLAFDFDRHGHLVPVTAPLPPEAVPRRPQAPIPFPLAPKPVPADLVLDRGRDALLTDFGKATLRDRYLMPGESYQDLFARVACAYADDRAHAQRIYDAISRLWFMPATPILSNGGTSRGLPISCFLNAVPDSLDGIVRTWNENVALASNGGGIGTYWGEVRSIGEPVKGCGETSGIIPFIHVMDGLTLAISQGSLRRGSAAVYLDVHHPEIEEFLEIRKASGDFNRKGLNLHHGIAITDAFMEAVRDGADFPLISPKSGAVMRRIDARRLWQRILETRLQTGEPYLLFIDTVNRALPRHQRALGLKVSTSNLCSEITLATGADHLDEERTAVCCLASLNIETWDQWQGEAGVVEDVLRFLDNVLTSFIETAPDEMARARYSAMRERSVGLGVMGFHAFLQARGIPFESAMAKAWNLAIFRRLRQEADRASVFLAEERGPCPDAAEAGMQARFSHKLAIAPTASISIICGGTSACIEPIPANIYTHKTLSGAFPVRNPHLARLLAERGLDRPEIWQSIVEHEGSVQHLDGLTDDEKAVFRTAFEIDQRWIVELAADRAPFLCQSQSLNLYLPADIDKWDLHMLHWTAWERGVKSLYYCRSKSIQRAGFAGGTRAGASLAATARTDYEECLACQ; translated from the coding sequence ATGACCTCTCTCGCCTTCGACTTCGACCGGCACGGCCATCTGGTTCCGGTGACGGCTCCGCTGCCGCCCGAAGCCGTGCCGCGCCGGCCGCAGGCGCCGATCCCGTTTCCGCTGGCCCCGAAGCCCGTGCCGGCCGATCTGGTGCTCGATCGGGGCCGCGATGCGCTGCTGACCGATTTCGGCAAGGCGACGCTGCGTGACCGCTATCTGATGCCGGGGGAGAGCTACCAGGATCTGTTCGCCCGGGTCGCCTGCGCCTATGCCGACGACCGGGCCCATGCCCAGCGGATCTATGATGCGATCTCGCGGCTCTGGTTCATGCCGGCGACGCCGATCCTGTCCAATGGCGGCACCAGCCGCGGCCTGCCGATCTCGTGCTTCCTGAACGCGGTGCCCGACAGCCTGGACGGCATCGTGCGCACCTGGAACGAGAATGTGGCGCTCGCCTCCAATGGCGGCGGCATCGGCACCTATTGGGGCGAGGTCCGTTCCATCGGCGAGCCGGTGAAGGGCTGCGGCGAGACATCCGGCATCATCCCCTTCATCCATGTCATGGACGGGCTGACGCTGGCGATCTCGCAGGGCTCGCTGCGTCGCGGATCGGCCGCGGTCTATCTGGACGTGCATCATCCGGAGATCGAGGAATTTCTTGAAATCCGCAAGGCCTCGGGCGATTTCAACCGCAAGGGCCTGAACCTGCATCACGGCATCGCGATCACCGATGCCTTCATGGAAGCCGTGCGCGACGGCGCCGATTTTCCGCTGATCAGCCCCAAATCCGGCGCGGTGATGCGCCGCATCGACGCCAGGCGGCTGTGGCAGCGGATCCTCGAGACCCGGCTGCAGACCGGCGAACCCTATCTTCTGTTCATCGACACGGTGAACCGGGCGCTGCCGCGCCACCAGCGGGCGCTGGGGCTCAAGGTCTCGACCTCGAACCTGTGCAGTGAAATCACGCTCGCGACCGGCGCCGATCATCTGGACGAGGAACGCACCGCGGTCTGCTGTCTTGCCTCGCTCAACATCGAAACCTGGGATCAGTGGCAGGGTGAGGCGGGGGTCGTCGAGGACGTGCTGCGCTTCCTCGACAACGTGCTGACCAGCTTCATCGAAACGGCACCCGACGAGATGGCCCGGGCGCGCTATTCGGCGATGCGCGAACGCTCGGTCGGGCTGGGCGTCATGGGCTTCCACGCCTTCCTGCAGGCGCGCGGCATCCCGTTCGAAAGCGCGATGGCCAAGGCCTGGAACCTTGCGATCTTCCGCAGGCTGCGCCAGGAGGCCGACCGGGCCTCGGTGTTCCTGGCCGAGGAGCGCGGCCCCTGCCCGGACGCGGCCGAGGCCGGCATGCAGGCGCGGTTCAGCCACAAGCTCGCCATCGCGCCCACGGCCTCGATCAGCATCATCTGCGGCGGCACCAGCGCCTGTATCGAGCCGATCCCGGCCAATATCTACACCCACAAGACGCTGTCGGGCGCCTTCCCGGTGCGCAACCCGCATCTGGCCCGGCTGCTGGCCGAACGCGGCCTCGACCGGCCCGAGATCTGGCAGTCGATCGTCGAGCACGAAGGATCCGTGCAGCATCTGGACGGGTTGACCGACGACGAGAAGGCGGTGTTCCGCACCGCCTTCGAGATCGATCAGCGCTGGATCGTGGAACTGGCGGCCGACCGTGCGCCCTTCCTGTGCCAGAGCCAGTCGCTGAACCTGTATCTGCCGGCCGATATCGATAAATGGGATCTGCACATGCTGCACTGGACCGCCTGGGAGCGGGGGGTGAAGAGCCTTTATTACTGCCGCTCCAAATCCATCCAGCGGGCGGGCTTTGCCGGCGGCACCCGTGCCGGGGCCAGCCTGGCCGCCACCGCACGCACCGATTACGAGGAGTGCCTGGCATGTCAGTGA
- a CDS encoding ribonucleotide-diphosphate reductase subunit beta yields MSVRRVIAGDLDPMTLVGTGRVGLLTATGTYDVERYPWAYAFWKRQQQIHWMGEEVPLGGDVKDWTSDRLSDADRGLLTQIFRFFTQSDIEVGDNYLKRYLPLFQPLEIQMMMAAFSNMETVHIDAYALLLKTLGMPKAEFEAFRDYADMRAKADYMHSFGTGTVADVARTLAMFGAFTEGMALFASFAMLLNFPRHNKMNGMGQIVSWSVRDESLHCEGIIRLFHEWHRETGAVTRAVRDDITDVAKTMVGLEDRFIDLAFELGPVEGLRPDEVKAYVRYIADWRLTQLGLTPVHGCFSDPDQGARALVPHPLPWLVEILNGVEHANFFEQRATEYSKGATRGAWDGPDGVWAAFDRRSADQTASRIVAMP; encoded by the coding sequence ATGTCAGTGAGGCGCGTGATCGCCGGCGATCTCGATCCGATGACCCTGGTCGGCACCGGCCGGGTCGGGCTGCTGACGGCCACCGGCACCTATGACGTTGAGCGCTACCCCTGGGCCTATGCCTTCTGGAAGCGCCAGCAGCAGATCCACTGGATGGGCGAAGAGGTGCCGCTGGGTGGCGACGTCAAGGACTGGACCTCGGACCGGCTGAGCGATGCCGATCGCGGTCTGCTGACCCAGATCTTCCGCTTCTTCACCCAGTCGGATATCGAGGTCGGCGACAATTATCTGAAGCGCTATCTGCCGCTGTTCCAGCCGCTGGAAATCCAGATGATGATGGCCGCCTTCTCGAACATGGAGACGGTGCATATCGATGCCTATGCGCTGCTGCTGAAGACGCTGGGCATGCCCAAGGCCGAGTTCGAAGCCTTCCGCGACTATGCCGACATGCGCGCCAAGGCCGATTACATGCACAGCTTCGGCACCGGCACGGTGGCCGATGTGGCGCGGACGCTGGCCATGTTCGGCGCTTTCACCGAAGGCATGGCGCTGTTCGCAAGCTTCGCAATGCTGCTCAACTTCCCGCGGCACAACAAGATGAACGGCATGGGCCAGATCGTCAGCTGGTCGGTCCGGGACGAAAGCCTGCATTGCGAAGGCATCATCCGCCTGTTCCACGAATGGCACCGCGAGACCGGCGCGGTCACCCGGGCGGTGCGCGACGACATCACCGATGTGGCAAAGACCATGGTCGGCCTGGAAGACCGGTTCATCGATCTCGCCTTCGAGCTGGGGCCGGTCGAGGGGCTGCGGCCGGACGAGGTGAAGGCCTATGTCCGCTACATCGCCGACTGGCGGCTGACCCAGCTGGGCCTGACCCCCGTCCATGGCTGTTTCTCCGACCCCGACCAGGGCGCGCGGGCGCTGGTGCCGCACCCGCTGCCCTGGCTGGTGGAAATCCTGAACGGGGTCGAGCACGCCAATTTCTTCGAGCAGCGCGCGACCGAGTATTCCAAGGGCGCCACCCGCGGCGCCTGGGACGGGCCGGATGGCGTCTGGGCGGCCTTTGACCGCAGATCCGCCGATCAGACGGCTTCCAGGATCGTGGCGATGCCCTGA
- a CDS encoding thiolase family protein: protein MTRTVIAGYVRTPFHFARKGALAGMRPDDLAAITLRGLLDRSGLDPRLIEDVIMGCAYPEGEQGDNVARIASLLAGLPIETGGMTVNRFCGSSMSAIHIAHGQIATGAGEAFICAGVESMSRVPQGGFSFSPNPRFRSPDLPDAEIMTEAHITMGRTAENVAARYGIDRATQEGFALRSQQKARDAQAAGRLADEIVAVHTPDGVVDADGCLRPGTTLEGLAGLKPAFGADGTVTAGTASPLTDGAVAVLVTSEDFARAQGLPIMAVVRATAIAGCPPEIMGIGPVPASRKALARAGIGVGDLSVVEINEAFASQAVACLRALEIPEDIVNPDGGAIALGHPLGATGARITAKAAQQLMRGGGRFALATQCIGGGQGIATILEAV from the coding sequence ATGACCCGCACCGTCATCGCCGGCTATGTCCGGACCCCGTTCCACTTCGCCCGCAAGGGCGCGCTCGCCGGCATGCGCCCGGACGATCTGGCTGCGATCACGCTGCGCGGCCTTCTCGACCGCAGCGGACTCGATCCGCGGCTGATCGAGGACGTGATCATGGGCTGCGCCTATCCCGAAGGCGAACAGGGTGACAATGTCGCCCGCATCGCTTCCCTGCTCGCCGGCCTGCCGATCGAAACCGGCGGCATGACCGTCAACCGCTTCTGCGGCTCGTCGATGTCGGCCATCCATATCGCCCATGGCCAGATCGCGACCGGTGCGGGAGAGGCCTTCATCTGCGCCGGGGTCGAATCCATGAGCCGCGTGCCCCAGGGCGGGTTCAGCTTCTCGCCCAATCCGCGCTTCCGCAGCCCCGATCTGCCCGATGCCGAAATCATGACCGAGGCCCATATCACCATGGGTCGCACCGCCGAAAACGTGGCCGCGCGCTATGGTATCGACCGCGCGACGCAGGAAGGCTTCGCCCTCCGCTCGCAGCAGAAGGCACGCGACGCCCAGGCGGCCGGCCGGCTTGCCGACGAGATCGTGGCGGTGCACACACCCGACGGCGTGGTCGATGCCGATGGCTGCCTGCGCCCCGGAACCACGCTCGAAGGCCTGGCCGGGCTGAAGCCCGCCTTCGGTGCCGACGGCACGGTGACCGCGGGAACGGCCTCGCCGCTGACCGATGGTGCCGTGGCGGTTCTCGTCACCTCGGAAGACTTCGCCCGCGCCCAGGGCCTGCCGATCATGGCGGTGGTCCGCGCCACCGCGATTGCCGGCTGCCCGCCCGAGATCATGGGCATCGGCCCGGTGCCGGCCAGCCGCAAGGCGCTTGCCCGTGCCGGCATCGGGGTGGGTGATCTGAGCGTGGTCGAGATCAACGAGGCCTTCGCCAGCCAGGCGGTCGCCTGCCTGCGCGCGCTTGAGATCCCCGAGGACATCGTGAACCCGGATGGCGGCGCCATAGCACTCGGCCATCCGCTGGGGGCCACCGGCGCGCGGATCACCGCCAAGGCGGCACAGCAGCTGATGCGGGGCGGCGGCCGCTTCGCGCTCGCCACCCAGTGCATCGGCGGCGGTCAGGGCATCGCCACGATCCTGGAAGCCGTCTGA